A stretch of the Massilia sp. W12 genome encodes the following:
- a CDS encoding dynamin family protein, with translation MSTLVQDFKEYSAWRQGVVTTLQKYREFVGQAELSDPASEQRFNRVLSRLADDKLSIAFVAEFSRGKSELINSIFFADYGQRILPSSAGRTTMCPTELMYDAAIPPCIRLLPIETRAESKSTSEYKSQPEQWTVLPLDINSGDGMLEAFKQVSLTKYVSTEEAKRFGLYDESDPDSSLTVNEDGQVEISLWRHAIINFPHPLLKQGLVILDTPGLNAIGTEPELTLNLIPNAHAVLFILAADTGVTKSDIDVWRNHIGAGAGRMVVLNKIDSMWDELRSAAEIETQIDKQVGSVAHMLALEKKYVFPVSAQKGLVGKINRDREMLQKSRLPALENALSNELIPSKRDIICRQLQADIDALLLAQNTMLSSRTRSVVEQLFEFKALRGKNKNVVEHMMKRIDAEKKDFDSSLLKLQGTRTVFTRLSTEVYTSLGMDILKEDIEKTREAMKNSKLSGGLRDAVKNFFDQIKRNLDSSDKKTEEITEMMTVMYRKFSTEHGLALSLPMPFSLEKYRKEITMIEGVYQKQFGVATMMTTSRAILMQKFFDSIASRVKQSFVQANRDVEAWLKVIMAPLESQIREHKEQLKNRMVSIQRIHTATDSLEEKIKSFEEMQAELDKEKAAFQELENELRTALAAEVKLSEE, from the coding sequence GTGAGTACTCTGGTGCAGGATTTCAAGGAATACAGCGCATGGCGGCAAGGCGTCGTGACGACATTGCAGAAGTATCGCGAATTTGTCGGGCAGGCTGAGCTGTCCGATCCCGCCAGCGAACAGCGCTTCAACCGCGTGTTGTCACGCTTGGCGGATGATAAATTGTCGATTGCGTTCGTCGCTGAATTTTCGCGCGGCAAGTCGGAATTGATCAATTCCATTTTCTTTGCAGATTACGGGCAGCGCATTCTGCCTTCCTCCGCCGGTCGCACCACCATGTGTCCGACCGAGCTGATGTACGATGCGGCGATTCCACCCTGCATCCGTTTGTTGCCGATTGAAACCCGGGCCGAATCCAAATCCACCAGCGAATACAAGAGCCAGCCGGAGCAATGGACGGTGTTGCCGCTGGATATCAATTCCGGCGACGGCATGTTGGAAGCGTTCAAGCAAGTCAGCCTGACCAAATACGTTTCCACCGAGGAAGCCAAGCGCTTCGGCCTGTACGATGAATCCGACCCGGATTCCAGCCTGACCGTCAATGAAGACGGACAGGTTGAAATCTCCCTGTGGCGCCATGCCATCATCAATTTCCCGCATCCTTTGCTCAAGCAAGGTTTGGTGATTCTGGATACGCCTGGTTTGAACGCCATCGGCACCGAACCTGAACTGACCTTGAACCTGATTCCGAATGCGCACGCGGTGCTGTTCATTCTGGCGGCGGATACCGGCGTCACCAAGAGCGATATCGACGTGTGGCGCAATCACATCGGCGCCGGCGCCGGGCGCATGGTGGTGTTGAACAAAATCGACAGCATGTGGGATGAGTTGCGCTCTGCCGCAGAAATCGAAACCCAGATTGACAAGCAGGTTGGCAGCGTGGCGCATATGCTGGCGCTGGAAAAGAAATATGTGTTCCCGGTGTCGGCGCAAAAAGGCCTGGTCGGCAAAATCAACCGCGACCGCGAAATGTTGCAAAAGAGCCGCCTGCCGGCCTTGGAAAATGCGCTGTCAAACGAGCTGATTCCATCCAAGCGCGACATTATTTGCCGCCAATTGCAAGCCGATATCGATGCGCTGCTGTTGGCGCAAAACACCATGTTGTCTTCGCGCACGCGCAGCGTGGTCGAGCAATTATTCGAGTTTAAAGCCCTGCGCGGCAAGAACAAGAATGTGGTCGAACACATGATGAAGCGGATCGATGCGGAAAAGAAAGACTTTGATTCCAGTCTGCTCAAGCTGCAAGGCACGCGCACCGTTTTCACCCGCCTGTCCACCGAGGTGTACACCAGCCTGGGCATGGATATTCTGAAAGAAGACATCGAAAAAACCCGTGAAGCGATGAAAAACAGCAAGCTGTCCGGCGGTTTGCGCGACGCGGTGAAGAATTTCTTTGATCAAATCAAGCGCAATCTCGATTCCTCCGACAAAAAGACAGAGGAAATCACCGAGATGATGACCGTGATGTATCGCAAATTCTCAACCGAGCACGGCTTGGCGCTGTCTTTGCCGATGCCGTTCTCGCTGGAAAAATACCGCAAAGAAATCACCATGATCGAAGGCGTGTACCAGAAGCAATTCGGGGTGGCGACCATGATGACCACATCGCGCGCGATTTTGATGCAAAAATTCTTTGATTCGATTGCTTCGCGCGTGAAACAAAGTTTTGTGCAGGCCAACCGCGATGTCGAAGCCTGGCTGAAAGTGATCATGGCCCCGCTCGAATCGCAGATCCGCGAGCATAAAGAGCAGCTGAAAAACCGCATGGTCTCGATCCAGCGCATTCACACCGCAACCGACAGCCTGGAAGAGAAAATCAAGTCGTTTGAAGAAATGCAGGCGGAATTGGACAAAGAAAAAGCGGCCTTCCAGGAACTGGAAAATGAGTTGCGCACCGCGCTGGCGGCTGAAGTGAAGTTATCTGAAGAGTGA
- the mutY gene encoding A/G-specific adenine glycosylase: MTYTDPTFSADLIAWQSRHGRHSLPWQNTRDAYRIWLSEIMLQQTQVSAVIPYYEKFLTRFPDLATLAAADQADVMAYWSGLGYYSRARNLHACAQAVMRGHGGVFPADPAKLADLPGIGRSTAAAIAAFSYGVRAAILDGNVKRVFARVFGVDVWPGEKKTEQQLWLRAEALLPVQGIEAYTQGLMDLGATLCTRSKPDCARCPFQARCVAHATGRTAELPVKKPAREIPEKYAHLLILQAEGHILLEQRPQLGIWGGLLSLPELAGHVSQDDEYDADWIAQEAAQRFGARDAACRALPPLSHQFTHFRLHIQPWLLDLAQMPQMLANQDWTWRLCSTLQDLGLPAPVKKLLTGLYEQPALWRQDGV; the protein is encoded by the coding sequence ATGACGTATACCGATCCCACCTTTTCGGCTGACCTGATCGCCTGGCAGAGCCGGCATGGGCGGCACAGCCTGCCATGGCAAAACACGCGCGACGCCTATCGCATCTGGCTGTCAGAAATCATGCTGCAGCAGACCCAGGTCAGCGCGGTGATTCCCTACTATGAGAAATTTTTAACGCGCTTCCCTGATTTGGCCACGCTGGCGGCGGCTGATCAAGCCGACGTGATGGCGTATTGGAGCGGTCTGGGCTACTACAGCCGGGCGCGCAATTTGCACGCCTGCGCACAAGCGGTGATGCGAGGGCATGGCGGCGTGTTTCCGGCAGATCCGGCCAAGTTGGCCGATTTGCCCGGCATAGGCCGTTCCACCGCCGCCGCGATTGCCGCCTTTTCCTACGGCGTGCGGGCGGCGATTTTGGATGGCAATGTCAAACGCGTGTTTGCGCGCGTGTTTGGCGTTGATGTCTGGCCGGGCGAAAAGAAAACTGAACAGCAGTTGTGGTTGCGCGCCGAAGCGCTCTTGCCGGTGCAGGGGATCGAAGCCTACACCCAGGGTTTGATGGATTTGGGCGCCACCCTGTGCACGCGCAGCAAGCCGGATTGCGCGCGTTGCCCTTTCCAGGCGCGCTGTGTGGCGCATGCCACAGGGCGCACCGCCGAATTGCCGGTCAAAAAACCGGCGCGCGAAATCCCGGAAAAATACGCGCATTTGCTGATTTTGCAGGCTGAAGGGCATATTTTGTTGGAACAAAGGCCGCAGCTTGGCATCTGGGGCGGCTTACTCTCCTTGCCAGAGCTGGCCGGCCACGTCAGCCAGGATGATGAATATGATGCGGACTGGATTGCGCAGGAAGCCGCGCAGCGTTTCGGAGCCAGAGATGCAGCCTGCCGCGCTTTGCCGCCACTGAGTCACCAATTCACCCATTTCCGCTTGCATATTCAGCCGTGGCTGCTGGATCTGGCGCAGATGCCGCAGATGCTGGCGAATCAAGATTGGACGTGGCGCTTGTGCAGCACATTGCAAGACCTTGGCTTGCCGGCCCCGGTGAAAAAATTGCTGACCGGCTTGTATGAGCAGCCTGCTTTATGGCGGCAGGATGGCGTTTGA
- the rapZ gene encoding RNase adapter RapZ, translating to MRIVIITGMSGSGKSVALNVLEDAGYYCVDNMPPALLQALAETLAADGVRELAVAMDVRSASSLSNLPASIQALRASTHDIKILYLTANTPTLVARFSETRRSHPLSHRAAEYSLIECIEKEREALAPVEMLAQVLDTSHLAANKLRLWVKEFIALEHAALNLIFESFAFKNGVPLAADFVFDVRALPNPFYELPLRPLSGRDAPVADWLRAQAPVQAMQEDIQTFLQKWLPAFQKDNRSYLTVALGCTGGQHRSVFIAESLAAHFRTRQQDGLQVVVRHREL from the coding sequence ATGCGCATCGTCATCATCACCGGTATGTCAGGCTCAGGCAAATCGGTAGCGCTGAATGTGCTGGAGGATGCCGGTTATTACTGCGTGGACAATATGCCGCCGGCCCTGTTGCAGGCGCTGGCGGAAACCCTGGCGGCGGATGGCGTGCGCGAACTGGCGGTGGCGATGGATGTGCGCAGCGCTTCCTCACTGAGCAATTTGCCGGCCAGCATCCAAGCGCTGCGCGCCAGCACGCATGACATCAAAATCCTGTATCTGACTGCGAATACGCCCACGCTGGTGGCGCGCTTTTCTGAAACCCGGCGCAGTCATCCGCTAAGCCACCGCGCGGCGGAATATTCCCTGATTGAATGTATTGAAAAAGAGCGCGAAGCCCTGGCCCCGGTGGAAATGCTGGCGCAAGTGCTGGACACTTCGCATCTGGCGGCGAATAAATTGCGTTTGTGGGTCAAGGAATTCATTGCGCTGGAACATGCCGCGCTGAATCTGATTTTTGAATCCTTCGCGTTTAAAAACGGCGTGCCGCTGGCGGCGGATTTTGTATTTGATGTGCGCGCCCTGCCGAATCCATTTTATGAGCTGCCTTTGCGCCCGCTGAGCGGACGTGACGCCCCGGTCGCCGACTGGCTGCGCGCCCAGGCGCCGGTGCAAGCGATGCAGGAAGATATCCAAACCTTTCTGCAAAAATGGCTGCCCGCCTTTCAGAAAGACAACCGCAGTTATCTGACAGTGGCGCTGGGTTGCACCGGCGGCCAGCACCGTTCAGTATTCATCGCGGAAAGTCTGGCCGCGCACTTCCGCACGCGCCAGCAGGATGGCTTGCAAGTGGTGGTGCGGCACCGGGAACTGTAA
- the hprK gene encoding HPr(Ser) kinase/phosphatase, whose protein sequence is MMPTPLTIQQLYDENRESLQLGWFAGFPGGERLISGDMASAADQVGHLNLIHPGRIQVFGHQEINYYQRLKPESRAYQIEELISGGPPALVIAQGLETPPDILSICDERNIPLFSTPLPAAQVIDYLRVYLSKKLAPRIIMHGVFMDVLGVGVLITGDSGLGKSELGLELISRNHGLVADDAVEFARIAPNMIEGRCPALLQNLLEVRGLGLLDIKAIFGETAVRRKMRLKLIVHLVRRRTLEEEPDRLPFMNPTEDVLGLPIRKVIIPVAAGRNIAVLLEAAVRNTIMQLRGIDTLAEFVERQRQAMSGD, encoded by the coding sequence ATGATGCCCACACCCCTGACCATCCAGCAGCTGTACGATGAGAATCGTGAATCTTTGCAGTTGGGCTGGTTCGCCGGCTTTCCGGGTGGCGAGCGGCTGATTTCCGGCGATATGGCCTCTGCCGCTGATCAAGTCGGCCACTTGAATTTGATCCACCCTGGCCGCATCCAGGTTTTCGGCCATCAGGAAATCAATTACTACCAGCGCTTGAAGCCCGAGTCGCGCGCCTATCAGATTGAAGAACTGATCTCCGGCGGCCCGCCCGCGCTGGTGATTGCGCAGGGCCTGGAAACCCCGCCCGATATTCTCTCCATCTGCGACGAAAGAAACATCCCCCTGTTTTCCACACCACTGCCGGCGGCGCAGGTGATCGACTATCTGCGCGTGTATCTGTCCAAAAAACTGGCGCCGCGCATCATCATGCACGGCGTGTTCATGGATGTGCTGGGGGTGGGTGTGCTGATCACCGGCGACTCCGGCCTGGGCAAAAGCGAACTCGGGCTGGAATTGATTTCACGCAACCATGGCCTGGTGGCGGATGATGCGGTCGAATTCGCCCGCATTGCGCCGAATATGATCGAAGGACGCTGCCCTGCGCTGTTGCAAAATCTGCTGGAAGTGCGCGGCCTGGGGCTGCTCGATATCAAGGCGATTTTTGGCGAAACCGCAGTGCGGCGCAAAATGCGCTTAAAGCTGATTGTGCATCTGGTGCGCCGCCGCACGCTGGAAGAAGAGCCGGATCGTCTGCCCTTTATGAACCCGACTGAAGACGTGCTGGGCCTGCCAATCCGCAAAGTGATTATCCCGGTGGCCGCCGGGCGCAATATTGCGGTGCTGCTGGAAGCCGCTGTGCGCAACACAATCATGCAATTGCGCGGCATTGACACCCTGGCCGAATTCGTCGAACGGCAGCGCCAGGCCATGAGCGGAGACTGA
- a CDS encoding PTS sugar transporter subunit IIA, translated as MTKLSRILPPENVVLDLTVSSKKRVFEQAGLIFENNCGIARATVSESLFARECLGSTGIGSGIAVPHGRMKGVKLKTPLAAFVRLADPIPFESPDGAPVNLLFFLLIPDNVTEMHLEILSEIAEMCSDDNFRNMLTQETSAAVVHQNIVNWQSSLQSIV; from the coding sequence ATGACCAAGCTGAGTAGAATTTTACCGCCTGAGAATGTTGTGCTGGATTTGACGGTATCCAGCAAAAAACGGGTGTTTGAGCAAGCCGGGCTGATCTTTGAAAATAATTGCGGGATTGCCCGCGCCACGGTTTCAGAAAGCCTGTTTGCTCGCGAATGCCTGGGTTCGACCGGGATTGGCAGCGGCATTGCAGTGCCGCATGGCCGCATGAAAGGCGTGAAATTGAAAACGCCGCTGGCCGCATTTGTGCGTCTGGCCGACCCGATTCCATTTGAATCGCCGGATGGGGCGCCGGTCAATCTGTTGTTCTTCCTCCTCATTCCTGATAACGTTACAGAGATGCATCTGGAAATTCTGTCGGAAATTGCAGAAATGTGTTCCGATGACAACTTCCGTAATATGCTGACGCAAGAAACGTCGGCTGCGGTGGTGCACCAAAACATTGTGAATTGGCAATCCAGTTTGCAAAGCATTGTTTAA
- a CDS encoding DUF4124 domain-containing protein — MNKRAILCACVAASLSLSLSAPAHAQQIYQCKDASGRTLTSDRPIPECADRSTKLLGKDGTVRKEIGPPPTAEQKAAMKAEEEKKKAEQAALAEQKKRDMLLLSMYRSEKEIEAARERKITQIRNEIIEANNAADAYAQKRKSVQKEIDKIKSVNPKAKISQEMQTRFDDANTSEQGERKRAEKLEADLIGHKQYFDEAMSRFKELNGQTNEKPKR, encoded by the coding sequence ATGAATAAACGCGCGATACTGTGCGCTTGCGTGGCGGCCAGCCTGTCTCTGAGTCTGTCCGCCCCCGCTCATGCGCAACAAATCTACCAATGCAAGGACGCCAGTGGCCGCACGCTGACTTCCGACCGCCCGATTCCCGAATGCGCCGACCGCAGCACCAAGCTGCTGGGCAAAGATGGCACGGTGCGCAAAGAAATTGGGCCGCCGCCCACCGCTGAGCAAAAAGCCGCGATGAAGGCCGAGGAAGAAAAGAAAAAGGCTGAACAAGCCGCACTGGCCGAACAGAAAAAACGCGATATGTTGCTGCTCTCGATGTATCGCAGCGAAAAAGAAATTGAAGCAGCGCGCGAGCGTAAGATCACCCAGATCCGCAACGAAATCATCGAAGCGAATAACGCCGCTGACGCCTACGCACAAAAGCGCAAGTCAGTACAGAAAGAAATTGACAAGATCAAGAGCGTCAACCCGAAAGCAAAAATCTCGCAGGAAATGCAAACCCGCTTTGATGACGCCAATACTTCCGAACAGGGCGAGCGCAAACGGGCGGAAAAACTGGAAGCAGATTTGATCGGCCATAAACAGTACTTTGATGAGGCCATGAGCCGCTTCAAAGAACTTAATGGACAGACAAACGAGAAACCAAAACGTTGA
- the pyrE gene encoding orotate phosphoribosyltransferase, whose translation MSNLRQEFIAFSVQAGVLSFGEFITKAGRPSPYFFNAGLFNDGANLGRLAQFYAQTLLASGLEFDMLFGPAYKGITLASATAVALAGHGRNTSFAYNRKEAKDHGEGGSLVGARLQGKVVIIDDVISAGTSVRESVQLIKAAGAQPCAVLIALDRMERGGKDGVISELSAVQEVQQQYDIPVISIANLDDLFDYLNSAAADPRLSQYQQAVAAYRQRYGIARTHE comes from the coding sequence TTGAGCAATTTACGTCAGGAATTTATTGCATTTTCCGTGCAAGCCGGTGTGCTGTCGTTTGGCGAATTTATCACCAAGGCAGGCCGCCCCTCTCCTTATTTCTTCAACGCCGGGCTGTTCAATGATGGCGCCAATCTGGGCCGTCTGGCGCAGTTCTATGCGCAAACCCTGCTCGCTTCCGGCCTTGAATTCGATATGCTGTTCGGCCCGGCCTACAAGGGCATCACCCTGGCCAGCGCGACTGCGGTGGCGCTGGCCGGCCATGGCCGCAACACTTCTTTCGCATACAACCGCAAAGAAGCCAAAGACCATGGCGAAGGCGGCAGCCTGGTCGGCGCGCGCCTGCAAGGCAAGGTGGTGATTATTGACGACGTGATTTCCGCCGGCACCTCGGTGCGCGAATCGGTGCAATTGATCAAAGCCGCCGGCGCGCAGCCTTGCGCAGTATTAATCGCGCTCGACCGCATGGAGCGCGGCGGCAAGGATGGCGTGATTTCGGAATTATCAGCCGTGCAGGAAGTCCAGCAGCAATATGACATTCCAGTGATTTCGATTGCGAATCTGGATGATTTGTTCGACTATTTAAACAGCGCCGCAGCCGATCCCAGACTGAGCCAGTATCAGCAGGCGGTGGCGGCATATCGGCAACGTTACGGCATAGCGAGAACCCATGAATAA
- a CDS encoding exodeoxyribonuclease III → MPKIISANLNGIRSAASKGFFEWMQAQQADVVCVQELKAQAADMTPAFLQPDGWHGHFQYAEKKGYSGVGVYSRAQPDKVQIGFGSAEFDPEGRYVRVDLGPLTVISLYCPSGSSSEERQQAKFRFMAEFFPHLQALQQEMKDSGRELVICGDWNIAHQEIDLKNWKGNLKNSGFLPEERAWFGRVLEQAGYCDVHRQLLPGVAQYTWWSNRGQAWAKDVGWRIDYQLASAGLAARARSVSVYKEQRFSDHAPLIIEYD, encoded by the coding sequence ATGCCCAAAATCATCTCAGCCAATTTGAATGGCATCCGCTCCGCCGCCAGCAAGGGTTTTTTTGAATGGATGCAAGCGCAGCAAGCCGATGTGGTTTGCGTGCAGGAATTGAAGGCGCAGGCCGCCGATATGACGCCCGCTTTTTTACAGCCGGATGGCTGGCATGGGCACTTCCAATACGCTGAAAAGAAAGGTTACTCCGGCGTTGGCGTGTACAGCCGGGCGCAGCCGGACAAGGTGCAAATCGGCTTTGGCAGCGCGGAATTCGACCCTGAAGGGCGCTATGTGCGGGTGGATCTGGGGCCGCTCACCGTGATTTCCCTGTATTGCCCGTCCGGCTCCTCATCGGAAGAGCGGCAGCAAGCCAAATTCCGTTTCATGGCGGAATTTTTCCCGCATTTGCAGGCTTTGCAGCAGGAAATGAAAGACAGCGGGCGTGAGTTGGTGATTTGCGGCGATTGGAATATCGCACACCAGGAAATCGACCTGAAAAACTGGAAGGGCAATTTGAAGAATTCCGGTTTTTTACCGGAAGAGCGCGCCTGGTTTGGCCGCGTGCTGGAGCAAGCCGGTTATTGCGATGTGCACCGCCAGCTCTTGCCCGGGGTGGCGCAATACACCTGGTGGAGCAATCGCGGCCAGGCTTGGGCCAAGGATGTCGGCTGGCGTATTGATTACCAATTGGCCAGCGCCGGTCTTGCGGCGCGCGCGCGTTCGGTCTCGGTCTATAAAGAGCAGCGTTTTTCCGATCACGCGCCTTTAATCATTGAATACGATTGA
- a CDS encoding alpha/beta hydrolase-fold protein: MMKMFFRRFVRTCASLLVLIPPLLSIEACAADAAPAPLYQLEDTEVLNLPRQLQGRSYQVFVSLPAAYAQSKQKYPVLFVADANYAFPVTRALSRRLSDHGRKLQDFILVGLSYAQGDTPTQSRNRDYTPAQVKSDNKHYSQGVYGQSAAYRQYLAQEILPFVLSRYRIDPKRKVFAGHSYGAVLGVDALLHTPELFDVWLLGSPSLWFNNKMLFDTEKNYAAKNQDMKTEVYWYAGALEAVKKGDPRYSQDDDIVADVQAMHARLAARKYPGLRQHIAIIPDEDHLSVNPVWLTRALRSVFAPQAQK; encoded by the coding sequence ATGATGAAGATGTTTTTCCGCCGCTTTGTGCGCACCTGCGCCAGCCTGCTTGTACTTATCCCCCCGCTTCTGAGCATAGAGGCGTGCGCCGCTGACGCCGCCCCGGCCCCGCTGTATCAACTTGAGGATACTGAGGTGCTGAATCTGCCGCGCCAGCTGCAGGGGCGCAGTTATCAGGTTTTCGTCTCCCTGCCTGCCGCGTATGCGCAGAGCAAGCAAAAGTATCCGGTGTTATTTGTGGCGGACGCCAATTACGCCTTCCCCGTCACGCGCGCGCTGTCGCGCCGGCTGTCTGATCATGGCCGCAAATTACAGGATTTCATCCTGGTCGGCCTCTCTTATGCGCAAGGCGATACGCCGACCCAGAGCCGCAACCGCGATTACACCCCGGCCCAGGTGAAATCGGACAACAAACACTACAGCCAGGGCGTGTACGGGCAAAGTGCGGCCTATCGCCAGTATCTGGCGCAGGAAATTCTGCCTTTTGTACTCTCACGCTACCGGATTGATCCCAAGCGCAAGGTGTTTGCCGGTCATTCCTATGGCGCTGTGCTGGGGGTGGATGCGCTGTTGCACACGCCGGAATTATTCGATGTCTGGCTCTTGGGCAGCCCATCGCTGTGGTTCAATAATAAAATGCTGTTTGACACCGAAAAAAACTATGCCGCCAAAAACCAGGATATGAAGACCGAGGTGTATTGGTATGCCGGAGCGCTGGAAGCGGTAAAAAAAGGCGATCCCCGTTATTCCCAGGACGATGATATCGTGGCCGATGTGCAAGCCATGCACGCGCGGCTGGCGGCGCGCAAGTATCCCGGCCTGCGGCAGCATATTGCGATCATTCCGGACGAAGATCATTTGAGCGTGAATCCGGTCTGGCTCACGCGCGCTTTACGCAGCGTGTTTGCGCCGCAAGCACAAAAATGA